DNA from Chaetodon trifascialis isolate fChaTrf1 chromosome 14, fChaTrf1.hap1, whole genome shotgun sequence:
TGGCTGCAGATGGAGCAGCATTAGTAGCCTCCCCTTTGTTATCAGCACTATAGCAGGTGCTGGGCAAAATAGTGTTTCCAACCCTGTGACAGGAGATCATGTAGTATCTTAGAGCCATTTTTTGCCATTTGAGAAGGAAACGACCACAGTATTTTAAATATTGCcaaaatatttctgcatttaaaTAAGTGGAAATAAGagaatatacagtgtataaatattAGGAACCAGTGCTTTAAGGGCAACAAAAAATGACATCAGCACAGTTTTTGTAGGAACACCAGGatgaacttttatttttttgtttgcatttttatcagCTGGAAACTCAGTTTTCAATGAATTTGTCCTCTTGTTAAATagaaattttatttattttcttttccacatGTACATATGTTATGCTTTTCCATATGGCGCATGGTAGAGCTGTGTAAGAGCACTTTTGTTTTAATGGTCTGTTGAACATTTTGACCATCTCACTAGGGTATCGATCAGGGCCGAGAGCAAACAGCAAATGGTGCCTGAAATCGCGTCCTCCATTCGAGTTATTGAGGTTGAATTTAACTGACATTAATTGAATCCCCCATTCTGCACTACTGTGCTTCCAAATATCACTGTTGAAGCTCCAGGAGGATTATTTAATCTTTAAAACACAAGAACACTTGAAGCTTAATTTTTCTTTCTACATTAATTTTGAGTAACACTCACTGCCAATATTCAAACGCCATTTCTTCCTATTGCTCCTACAAAAAACGAGAGACATCAAGTTGACATTGCCAGTTGTAATTCCACTTCCTATCTTGGTTGTGTCAAAGATGGTGCATGTAAATAAAGCTTAAAGAACCACTGAAAACTTGGATCTTTTTTGATattcctttcttttttatttcagtctctAGAAGAATTGCACAGCTGCAGATTTGACTCTGCAGTCACCAGCGAGGTGAATTCCTATTGGATAATCACTTCATTAGCTAAGAGCCAATCACACACTGTATCCAAGAGGAATGGACCCACTGAGGTAAAGTTAGGTTTTTGAGTGCTGAGGCATGTGCTGCTCAACGGCCGGTGTACTGTGCATTAagtcatacatacacacactgtactgtatattagaCATTACAGTTGAAGTATCTAAAAGCCCTAAAGCACTGACATCATAGTCTATCGAAAGGAGGACTCTGGTGTAACGTTAGAGCCCTCTACAGATCAAATGCAGTCACTGTCTGAGTCCGCATGAAGGCCAGGGGATGGGAGAGGATGCCCGGCTGTTTGTCTCCATAGATACGCCACAACAAGTCAGCATGTGGAGGCAGAGATTTGGCAGCACTtcaggaggtttttttttttttttaaacgtttGAAATGTTAGGATTTCCCAGTTTGTAGACGCGTCGATCCTGAACAAACAGGTCCGCCATGTGTGACACATACAgagcttcctcctctgtgaaagtgcagcagatggaggcagagctgTCCAGTCAACTCTCAGCACTCAGGGCGGAAATTGAAGAGAAGGGATTTCCTCAAAGAGCAGTGCCTTCCAAGTGTTACAGGTGTGAAAGCTTACATGATTATTTCATGTCTTGTCTCAGGTAACAGATGCAGATCACTCGAAGTGTTCACCTGTAAACTCAGGTGGATGTTTCAGGTTGCTGGTGCAGAGGTGCACAAGTGTACAATGCAAATTATGCCAAAGCCATCATACAGAtttcttaaaacatgtctggaggggcTTTCGTGTCACTTTTAAACTGCCTTTAAATTTGCTCCACATAGTTGCTAGAAGATGAATAACTTCGATGACGCCTTCATATTACCTGCAGtgtcatcatcaggtcaaacttttAATTTGGTTAACactttgttttatatttgtaaaaCTAATGACGTTGCCATTAGCTGTAGCTAATAATTagtgaatgttagcatgctaatgcacTGAACTAAGCcgtaaacatggtaaacattacacgACGCTGCCTGCTAAactttagcgtgttagcatgctgtcaTTAACTTTAAGCTAACGCAGTTAGCATTGCTCTAGGCGCTTAAACTTTGTTTAAAAAGTATTCTTAAAGCGAgactgtgtatttatatatgaGCAAAGGCCACTCTGGCCATGAGGGTGATGCTAAAACATAATATAACAGTAGCACAAGTACAGTAAAATCAACAAACTGATCCTGGAATATCACATATAGTCAGTTGCTAAcgtaagctaacattagctcccATGAGCTCCAGGTGATACCAGACAGAGGACTGTAGTAGTAAAACCACTAAGTGTGTTGAATTATAGTAAAGATGTCAAACGTTTTAATTTGTAATatggttttattatttcttctttcaaaagtcTGGCTTTAAATGCTGTCTGGCcaagagccccccccccccccaattaaTTTCTAGCTTTATTTCAGTTCTGTCCCACCACCAAAAGATATTTCTTTCTTCCGTCTGGAGAGggaacacacactgaggagaggacTTCAGGTGAGACTGAAAATATGGACATGTGTTCAGAGCCTCTCGATAATATATATAATGCTCACTTTAAAGATCAACCTGAACTTGATTTGGCTTTTTACTGACACCTTAGTCTTCCCTgggctgctctctgctcctggttGCAGGTGGCTGAAGCCTTACCGGTTCAGTCTCCAGCTGACATCATgcacagagagctggagagctgCTTGAGTTTAGAGTACACTCCTGACAGTCTGCCTCCACTACTGCACCAGGTGAGGATCATAAAAAATGACTTGACCTGCAGGAGAACAGAGTGGAAATGAGAGAATTTGCTAATttggtgcatttgtgtgcagttCTATACGGACAGATCATATCACTTGGCTCAGATCAAATATCTGCTCATGCTGAGATGGAGGAGATTCTGCCGCCACACAAGCGTCATTGAGAAGCTTTATTCTCATTACAAGGTGATAACCCGAGTTTCattcagaccaaaaaaaaaaaaaagaaaaaccaagtatcattcacaataaaataaaggaaACCCAATGGCTTCTTGGTCAATGTCAAAATTTCAGAAATTCTagtctttttattattttactgcCTGCACACGACTTTCTGCCTGATTCGTCTTGACCGGATCACATCAGACGTGTTCTCCCTCAGGATCAGGTGTCATACTTGACGAGTGAGTACGAGGACGCCGTTCAGAGGGCTCGCAGGCTGTCAGCGAGCAGAGAGAAGATCCTGACCGGCCGAGGAAGCCCTGCCACCCTGCTGACTCAGGATGATGTGGTCATTTACCTGCGCTGGCTGGTCTGCCATCTGCACTCTGTTCAGACCGTTCACAACTTCCTCAGGGTAAAGATCCACACACAGTTTTCTGTTGTCcaaggtgtttttattttacagtgttGATTTCCTTGTTTTAATCCATCTTTATCAGGTGCTGCATTACCTACCAGCCTGTGAACGAAATGATGAAGAATCACAACCAAACGTCTGTGAGGGCAGTTTACACGAGACTCAACATGTTGATGGTAAGAGTCAAAAAACAGCacttaaaatgtacatttggagactgtgacagcagaatccAACAACAATCCATCACTTTCATCAGAAATCTAAGATTAGAAAAGTAACAACACTAAAACTATACTGAAAGTTTTGCCATTCTATccatttttccttccttcccgaggaaaaaggaggaaaagcaaACATGGGATGTTCAGCCATCAGCAGTAAATAGTGCACAGCTTTTAGGACattgaatgcagcattttatcACTGAATACATTGAACTGCAGGTGTTTCAGGACTGCCTGATGCCGTTCCCCTGCACACTGGTCACCTGGAGGAGTTTCTGCCCGAGCTGCAGGCTTTGATCGCTCACTTCCAGCTGCCCTACGACGCCCGAAAACTCAGGACCACTGCAGACGAGATGGAGTTATTCAGCATGGTAATACTGTCCAATGGACAAGTGATGCAACACATAAACAGAAGCCTTGTAATATTTACGGCGCACGTGACCTGAATCTGCAGGTGTGGAGGGAGTTCAGAGCCATTTTCAGACAACAAGAGCAGATGAGATCGTTTCCTCAGTACGACAGTACGGAGGTCAAGCAGAGCcagtgggggaggaggagtgcGAGTTTGGCTCTGAGGAAGGAGGCCAACTGGATCCCCTTCATTCAGGTGAGAGTGAATCAAATCAAGACATTCTctccaaatacaaatgaaatagtcaaatcatttttgaaagtTTTCCTGGTCAGCCAGTTGGTCTGGGGTTTGTCAGGGTTTGTCATGACAGTTTTGACTTCTGCTCCactacagagagacagatattgtactttttactccactacagcTGTTTGACAGCTTGAAAGCTGAAACAGCTTCTTGATTAGACAGTTAGTCCACTGACAGAAAATTGATTTGGacaatcatttaagtcattctGCATGTGGAAACATTTCATGGCTCCAGCTTTACAGATGTGGGCTTTTCCTTTTAAAGGTAGACTACGCAGGATTGcccaaaaaacagcaaatatagACTCAGACAAAAGGAATCACCCTCAATCATCAGTTATGAGTATAAGTATTTGTAGAagctttttttattctgttagtttttctctctgttcgGTCTCTCATGTCACTTGTTAATCTGCTCCATTTTCAAGGAttttctctgtcactctttctTGTGTTTCAGGCTGTAAAAgcattacagtgtgtgtattttttgagttttttgggTGGTGGGAGGACAGTAGACACTGACTGGGTTCTGACTGTTTGGGTTCGGTCCTGCAGGTGAAGCCCAGATGGGATCCGTGGCAGCAGAAGCTCATCACaaagctgcaggaaaagaaaTGCATTGATGAGCTGCTGAAGATGCACAGCAGGTTTCTTCAGGTATCGCCCCTGAAGCAACAGCTCAGTATAATTAAACAAGATGATTAATGGTTTATCCAGAAAGTATACATTTACTTTGTCGATCAGAAAGTGTCAGGCAGTCATTTTTAGTCCTTTAAGATAAAGTGTGTATCAGGTGTCGTCTTCTCTGTGTATCTCATCAGGTCCCTGATCTGCTCCACGTGGCCGCGGCTATAAAACAACACGGCGCTCATGTCGGCGACTTACAACATGCACCGACAGCCTCAGTCTCACACAGCAGTAAGACAAACCGACACAAGATCTCCGAGATCTGGACGAGTGTTTACGGCGCTGCCACTCTCACTCAGGCATGTATCATCCCGTTTTCATCCCGGGAAAAAGCCTCTCAGCTTGGAAGACGTTATATTAGAAGTGACATTTGTCTTGTTAGGAAACACACGATCAGTCGACCATAtccggaggcagaggaggctcTGATAGGAAGAGTCTGAAGAGTCAAACCTCAAGCTCAACAAATAAAAGGTGTGTGGTACAGGAGCAGAGAATATTGCTGCATTGTGAGGTTTAAAAAATGTAGCACTCTTAATGATTTACTAAATAAAATGTAgctgtttttcagcattttcataattatgtatttaatatttgttttttttttaattagactAAAATAAGCAACCTGAAGACTGATGGttgtcattattttctgatattttatagactTGATAATTAATTGTCTAATCATAAGATATATGTATTATTTGAAACACTGAGGTTTACGAGTTGCAGTCTGTGCAAATCAAAAGATAAAAGAGTAACTTTGGCGTCTTGGTTGGCCTCCAGGTTTGTTCTTTGTAGCTGCCATCACCTCAGATGCATAAAACACAGGAGTATTGTATAGATGTGCAGTTTTATGTGCCTTTGCTCCCTCTATTGAACACAGCTACTCTTTGGAGGACAGCCTGCAGCTCCTGGGTCTGGACGATAGTTCAGAGGAAGGAAGCTCAGATCCCATCATAACCAGAGGTGCTTACCTGTCTCTGATTTACCTGCGTCACCTCAAACTCAGACAGCTCCAGGTGAGCCAAACAGCTGCACATCACAGTGTAACAACCTTGGGATGTTTAGATGTGTGCTGGATAATGCTTGGCTTGAATTCATCGAGAAGCGTTTGTTCTAACTTTTCCCATCCACAGCGCGTCTGTCTGGGGCTGCTGAACTACCTGCGCTCTGTGGAGAggactttgacctttgacctggcaggtctgcagctggaggaacGAGAGCTGTGCAGCACAGCGGAGGAAACGGGCTGGATGAACGCAGCCAGAGGTGGAAGAGGGGAGGCAGGAGGCCTCGGCTCGCTCCAGTACAGCTACAACACTCCTGTTGACTGTAAGGTGAGAGCACGAGAAAGTACCGGCAGCTGATTCCTGAAGATGATGGTAAACATGAAACAGGCTGTCACATAGGTGCAGATCCAGATGTGGATTTTTAAAACGTGTGAGCTATTTTTTCATGAGCTGCTGTATTTAGTGGACTGAAGTTCCATCTGACTCATGATTTTCTATCACAGTGTGTGTAGTGCAATCACTCATCACAACTCTACTGTCCATGTGTTACAATATTTCTCAAATATCCATCTGGTTATCGTCTcctgtttgcatgcatgcactaTATGACTTCCTCTTATTCCAGGTGCATTGCTCAGAGTTTATGGAGTTTGCTGAGGTGGAGAATCTTCATGACTTCTACAGCGCAGAGGGACGGTTTGTCCACACTCAGGACCAGCGAGGTTTTTACATCGTGTACGACGCTGCTCTGAAGgacctggagcagctggagaacgAGCTTCTTCTAGTCGGCTCCCATTTCATCCAGAGAAAGGGGATCAAGAAAATGGGAACCGTGGAGAGAGCCACCACCTCGACAGCAGATGTCCACTCCAGGGCCGGGACAGATGTCGACCATGTTGCGGTGCTGCTTGACTTGTGGACCTGTGAGACAGAGTTTTTGGAGAGCAAAGTGAAGGTACAGTGATGGAAATGAGGATGTGCTCATGTGCTTTCCACTTCATGTCTCATTTCCATACTGATTTAATAAGTTAAGGCCTTTCAAGCACATTTATAACCTTGAATTAAAGTCTATAGGACCAAATTTGAGATAAAATAATTCCCCTTTATCTCTCAACTGGAATATGTATTATCCTGTTTGGTTCCTCTTTGTTCTGCAGCTCTTGAACTGTTACTACGAGGCCTACCAGCATGCCACAGGGACTGAGGAGAGGTTTGTGCTGGCTCGAGTCATTACTGACATCATGCACAGCAGACCgcacctggacctgaacctggaTTACTTTGTTCAGACCTACAGAGCCGAGACAGGCTGCCTGCGAAGCCACCAGCAGCTGATCAGAGACATTTTGGACAATCAGGTGAAAAGTGAAAGGGATTTTATGCACGTGTGAATGTGCAGAATGCAAACGTGTGCATGCTTTTGTTTGAATTAGAGATGCAACAGTGAGTCAGTTGATCGATTGCACAAGCTCTCTGCGCTGATGAGCATCTCTCACtcatctttgacctttcatagACTAAGCAATTTATCAGATAATCAACAACTTGCATCCCTTGTTTGAATGTAATAACTGGTGTTTTATGGAAACATGTTTCTTAATTAAACCAGCCTCTGTgtaaaatcaacagtgtgtgtaCGTCAGTATACTAATACACCTTGTGACagattgtgttgtttgtttcatcagATTGAAAAACAGCGGCAGTACCTCCAACGCATCTGGAGAGCCGACCGCAAAGGCTCTGTTTGTGATTATGGCCTTCCACCAAACTACGTTCCCGAACATCTGGTCTCACTTGGAGGCAGCAGGCAAGTAAATACAGAAGTCTAACTGGCCTGGATTTGGTGTCCTGCAGAAGCTTGTTTACCTTCTTGTGTCGTGTTTGCAGCCCCGCACTGATGAACGTTTTCCTCCTGGAGGTTCATCCGTCCCTCTGCCTGGCTTCTGCAGTCTATCACAGCTTAGCTCAGGCTCACGCAGAGCTCTGCCAGCTGCACCGAGCCACTAACATCAGCGACAAACTCACCCTGCGGCAGAAGCTCCTGCAGCAGGCCCTGCACAGCTGGAGCCACCTCGCTTCACCTGGAGCCTCCTACAGCGCTCAGATACAAAAGGATGTAGGTTTTTCTGTCTGGATGATCTGTGtgaaggtccagtgtggaggatttagtggcatctagttGTGAGGTTGCAGACTCCAACTGACTAAATGCAGCTCCGCTCACACTGCCCTACAGTGgtcacaaaaaaacatgacaggCGCTGCAAGAGGCGAAACACGGCAATACAACATGGTGAACTTTATGGAGGAAGACCCCCTTTCTCTGGCTAAATTATCCCACcatactctgcctctgattggctagtatTTGTAATTTCAGAATAAGAGTAGGGCGGGTCATACCTTCACCAGAGTGGGATTTGTAAAGCTgcctccctctgtagatataaagagctcattctaaggtaacaaaaacacaaatattattATTTCCAGATGATTAAACACTAATTAAAACATAATTCTGAATATTATATATTCCATTTTTGCCAATAGATCCTTGTAAATCCTGCACCCTGGGCCTTTAATCAGTTTACATAACAAAGCAAGTAAGCATaacttctttccttcctctgtcaGTTGttctcagatgtgttttttgatgACCCGATTTTGGTCCAAACGGTGGGACTGTCATTAGTAAgatcagcagaggagagggacatGATGCagggaagagagaaacagctgtATGCTGTGGAAACTTTCTCCAGGCTGCTGGAGCTCGTCACCGTCCGCCATCGTCTGCTGGAGTCGGCCTCAGAGACGGCACATCTGGCACAGTTAAGATAACGGTCACGCTGAGGCTAAGGGATGTCTGCAGGGTGatctgtgcatttgtttttacattctCAGTGTAAAACTCTGAGTTACACACAAGCAACGTAAGACAGAGAACACAAAATAGGCCACAAAGTGGAATTAGAAATATGATTGTAGACTCGTGAGTTTTTAATACAGTCAGATAAAATAATTTGTCTAAATAGCACCTTAAAGCAAATCAAACTCTAAAATATGTGTATTATATATCTGGTTTGTGGGCCCCCTGCTGGTCCCTGAATATGAAAGCTGCCTCATATTTAATGATTTTCTCAATGATTTCAGATGTTCAGATGAATAATTACTGAAACTATACTAAATATGCCAGTAAAGAATTTTACTCCAGTATTATCTAATATCTTTAAATGGTGAATACATTGTCCAAATCCCACTTTGAATAATTCTTCACAGGTTGTACAGAAACGTGGCTTCAGAGCTCGGCTTCGATGACTTCCACCTTTATCTGCGGCCGGTGCAGTTTGAGGTCGCTGAACCCAACGACgaagcagagcagaggcctGTTTTTATCACAGCGGTGCTGGAAGGTGACGCCTCTGTGGACAGGTGAATAATCACACCACACGTCCCATTTCCAGGATTCAAATCAGCGGTGGAAGGAGTTTTGCAATCCTTtccttcagtaaaagtaccaacACAGCAaggtaaaaatactccattaaaAGTAAAACTCCTGCATTAAAAGTAAAACTCCTGCATTAAAAGTAAACAAGTATTAACAGCAAAATGTAGTTaagtattaaagtaaaagtactggtTTGGTCCCTCTGACTGATACATTCTTATGCATGATGTCATTAGATTATAAATACTGAAGCATCAGTGAATAAGCAGCACGTTCAAACTAGTTAATATACAGGTTTGTACTGTATGCAGGGACACCAGGTGTATCTGAGGGGTTGAGAGATGATTGATGGGAGACTGAAGAAgaagctctgacacacacatctgttttcagttgttttcctttttttccaatCTTTGATTTTTGACGTGATACTCGATTTTTTTTTGAACACTTACTCAACTGGAACCATGTGAGAATTTAAGAGGAAAAATCACTCTGTGGTGGAGCTTTTAACAACTCACAGACTCCTGAAATGTGCTTGGTTTGAAACCGCTGGTGTAGTCTTGAACACTGTGTGGTATTTGTAAAGCTTTTTTGATGATCGATTTTGTAAAATCTTCATGGTAACTGTTCActggtaactaaagctgtcagataaaagtagtggagtaaaaagtctAAAAGTTAAGTGGCATAAAATACCTTAAAACTGCACTCAAGCACAGTTGGTTaatttccaccactgattaAAATCTACCTCTGGACATTCTAGTTTATTTCCAGTTGGTCACATCAAAGGTTGATCTAACTGCTCTCACATCAAACAGACACATTGAAGATTATGAAGACGCTGCGCTGCAACATGTTCTTCACTGATATCAAACAGATGCTTGGGTTTGTCTTCTGAATGCATGTTTTCCGCtctcagctcttcctctctgcgtGCACTctgttatttctgcttttctcacaAGAGCCCTGAAGTGTCTTTGAAAGGGGATTAAAGTGcactgtctgctgcaggttcacCCCGTCCCACCTGCCTCTGAGCATCCAGGAACTGGACGAGAACCAGATCGGGAggttcagcttcagctcagaggaGGCGGTTATTCACGTGCGTCAAAATTAAGTTAGCCAATGTATTACTCGTAAATCAAGCTATTAATTACTGACCTGATTCCTTTTCTTATCTCTCCACAGCTCATGAACAGGCCGAGTATCGAGAACCTGCAGGTGACTCTGGCCTCTCAGGTCACGCAGAAGAACGCTTTGATAAGTGCTGTGAAGCTGGTTT
Protein-coding regions in this window:
- the LOC139341879 gene encoding putative uncharacterized protein C6orf183; its protein translation is MCDTYRASSSVKVQQMEAELSSQLSALRAEIEEKGFPQRAVPSKCYRWMFQVAGAEVAEALPVQSPADIMHRELESCLSLEYTPDSLPPLLHQDQVSYLTSEYEDAVQRARRLSASREKILTGRGSPATLLTQDDVVIYLRWLVCHLHSVQTVHNFLRVLHYLPACERNDEESQPNVCEGSLHETQHVDGLPDAVPLHTGHLEEFLPELQALIAHFQLPYDARKLRTTADEMELFSMVWREFRAIFRQQEQMRSFPQYDSTEVKQSQWGRRSASLALRKEANWIPFIQAVKPRWDPWQQKLITKLQEKKCIDELLKMHSRFLQVPDLLHVAAAIKQHGAHVGDLQHAPTASVSHSSKTNRHKISEIWTSVYGAATLTQACIIPFSSREKASQLGRRYIRSDICLVRKHTISRPYPEAEEALIGRV